Below is a window of Wenzhouxiangella sp. XN201 DNA.
GTCCGGCGGTATCGCCGAACCGGCCCTCTACTTCGAACTGCGCCGGGAGGGGGAGCCGATCGATCCCGCCCAGTGGATCGATCGTTAGCCCGCCGGATAGACGTAGCTGGTGCCCGGACCAAGCGGAATACCGAGCATCCAGTAACCGATCAGGAAGACCGACCAGGCCAGCAGGAAGACCACCGAGTACGGCAGCATCATCGACACCAGGGTACCGATGCCGGTGCCCTTGACGTAGCGCTGGCAGTAGACGACCACCAGCGGGAAATACGGCATCAGCGGCGTGATGATGTTGGTTGATGAATCGCCCACGCGGTAGGCTGCCTGGGTCAGTTCGGGCGAGAAACCCACCTGCATCAGCATGGGCACGAAGATCGGCGCCAGCAGCGCCCACTTGGCCGAGGCCGAGCCGACGAACAGGTTGACGAAGCCGACCAGCAGGATGATGCCGAACAGCGTGGCGCCGCCGGGCATGTTCAGCCCGGCGAGGAAGTTGCCCCCCTCGACGGCCAGCAGAATGCCCAGGCCCGAACGCCCGAACTCGGCCACGAACAGAGCACAGAAAAACGCCATGACGATGTAGTAGGCCATCGAGCCCATGGTGTCGGACATGGCATCGACCACATCCTTGCTCTTCTTGAACTTGCCGGCCATGAAACCGTAAATCACCCCCGGCAGCACGAACACCAGGAAGATCAGCGGCACGATCGACTGCATGATCGGTGCACTGAAGGACGTCAGGGTGCCGCTTTCGGCGTCCCGGAAGGGCGAGTTCTCGGGAATCAGCGACCAGACGAGCAGTGCCACCCCGACGATCATGACGGTGGTCGCCACATACATGGCGCGCTGCTCCCGCGCATCGATGGGGTGCATTTCGGGCATGTCCTCATCGTCGCCGTCGAGCGGTGTGTCGGCCAGGCGCGGCTCGATCACCCGGTCGGTCAGCCACCAGCCGAGAGCAACGATGACCAGGCAGGAGGCCGAGGTGAAATACCAGTTGATGAGCGGATGCAGATTCAGGCTCGCGTCGACGATCTGTGCGGCCGGCTGGGTGAAGCCCATCAGCAGCGGATCGAGCGCGGAGGGGACGAAGTTGGCTGAAAACCCGCCCGAGACCCCGGCGAATGCCGCGGCGATGCCGGCCAGGGGATGGCGCTCGGCGGCGTAGAAGATGATGCCGCCAAGCGGAATCACCACGACGTAGCCGGCATCGACCGCCGTGTGGCTGACGATGGCGATCAGGATCAGCATCGGGGTCAGCAACATCTTCGGCGTGAATGCCAGCAGCTTTTTCAGCAGGGCATTGATATAGCCGCTCTGCTCGGCCACACCCACGCCCAGCATGGCCACCAGCACGACCCCGAGGGGCGCAAAACTGGTGAAGGTCGTCACCATCGTGGTCAGGAAACTGACCAGCTGTTCACCGGTGAGCAGGTTGGTGATCGTGATGGCCTCGCCCGTGGACGGATGCTGGGCGCCGAACTGCATGCCCGACAGCAGCCAGGACAAAATCCAGACCACGATCATGAGCAGCAGGAAGAGCATGGCCGGATCAGGCAACTTGTTGCCCACGACCTCGATGAAATTGAGAGCCCGGTCGAGCCAGCCGCTGTTGCGCTGGTCGTCCACCGGTGGCGTTTGCTGGTGGTCTGAAGCGTTCATCCGGTTTTCCGTCCCTCTGATCAGTGATTGATGCGTGTTGTCATCCGATCATGCTGCGGCAACTCGCTCCCCGCTGCGGCAGATCGGCCCGGCGCAAAACGCCGAAAACCGTACCACAGTCGGCCCGATCCGGCCACTTCAACGTTTGCGACGAGGATTGTCGACGGGCAGCTGCGTCACCTTTTCGCCACTCTTGCTGTCGCGGATCACGGCCACGCCGCGCTTTTTGACCTGCTCGACCCGGATGATCGAATGCATCGGCAGATGCAGCACTTCGACATCCTCGAATTCCGCGCGCAATTGCTCCTCGGTGGGGTCAATGACCACCGAATCATCGGTTTCAAAGACCAGGTCGGAGACCTCCACGAAGCCATAGGCCAGGTCACTCCCCGCAACCCTGCGGCAGAAGATCTCGTAGACCTTGCCCTGGTTGTGAAAGCTGATCTTGTACAAGGTCGTCATTCAATCATCCTGGATCTGGAGAGCCGCTCGGCCCAGGAACAGCCGCAATACGATGGCGAGCATTACGCCGGCGACGAAGCCGGCAACATGGGCCCACCAGGCCACGGCGCCGCTTTCGGGACCGAATACGGTATACATGAGTTGCAGTGTAAACCAGGAGCCGATGACCAGCAGCGCCGGAACCCGGGCGAACTGGAGATACAGCCCGAGCGGCAACCACAAGCCCATCCGGCTGACCGGAAACAAGCCGAGATAGATGCCGATAAGAGCCGAAACACCGCCGCTGGCACCAATGACCGGCGTAGTGCTGGCGCCGGTTTGCCAGGCGAGCACCAGGTTGGCCAGCGCACCCAGAAACAGGAAACTGGCGGCCAGGCCCCAGGGCCCGAGGGCACGTTCGACGGTCACCCCGAAGACCCACAGATAGGCCAGGTTGCCAGCCAGGTGCAACCAGTCGCCATGCACGAAAAGCGCGGCAAACAGACCCGCGATGCCAGCATGAATCCAGTCGGCCGGCGGTTGCTGCAATGCAGCCATCACATCGGCAGGAACGAATCCCCACTGCCCGGCCGACTGCCCTTCGACCCCGCCCATGCCCGTTTCGAGGGCGACTCGAACCGCCAGCATGACCAGGCTGCACAGGGTCAGCATCCAGGGCCAGGCCAACGACTGCCGGCGCCCTGAGGACCAGTGCTCGATCATTGCCGCCGCAGCAGGAAACGATGTGAGCGGAAATCGACGACAGCGCCCTCGCGTCGAATCTCGACCAGGTCGACGCCATCACCGACCGCGTCGCCCTCGACGTAGCGCTCGCCGTTAATCAGCACGAATCGGTCGCTCGGGCGTTGTGAGTAGACGTGAATATTGAGCACCAACTCGGGCAGGCTACGGCGTACCGACAGCGGCAGATCCCACGCCTCGACGTAGCCGGCCACGCCGCGATTGTCCGAGCCATCGGGTTCGGCCGCTGCCGCCGGTTGCCGGGCCGGCGCTGCCCGCTCCCGGGAGGTGTCCGAGTTGTCGGCTTGCGCATTCGAGGCATCGTCCCTGGCGCTTCGCTCTGCTTCTGCCAGGCGACGAGCGATCTCCTCGGCCGCGACCTCGGCGCTGACCGGTTCGGTTTCGCGCTGCCTTGCCTCGCGCAACGCCGAAGACTCCTGACCCGCTTCGAGGGGTTCGCGACGACGACGCCGCTCGCGCGTGGGATCAACTGCACTCGCCTCGGATTCTTGCTCGGCCTGCGCCGGCGCCTCGGCGGCGTCTTCGGAGCGCAGCAACGCACGAGCGCGCCGTGCCGCCCGCGTTTCCTCGGCGGCGTCGCCCGGCCGCCTCGCCCGCTCGTCGGTCGCGGACGCTTCATCGCGGGTCCCGGTCGCTTCATCCGGGGCAACGGCTTCGACCGGGTCGGACGGCGCAAGCTCATCACTTGTGTCGGTCACCGGCTCATCATCCGCGACCTGGCCGGAGAGCATATCCGGCAGACCACCGCGCAGGATCAGCACCAGGCCGATGACGGCGATCAGACCCACCACTAGCGCCACCGCGCTCCAGAGCACGAATCGACCGCGACGTCGCGG
It encodes the following:
- a CDS encoding DUF1820 family protein encodes the protein MTTLYKISFHNQGKVYEIFCRRVAGSDLAYGFVEVSDLVFETDDSVVIDPTEEQLRAEFEDVEVLHLPMHSIIRVEQVKKRGVAVIRDSKSGEKVTQLPVDNPRRKR
- a CDS encoding general secretion pathway protein GspB; amino-acid sequence: MSFILDALRKSDARRKQGNVPDIHTPEPSGPPPRRRGRFVLWSAVALVVGLIAVIGLVLILRGGLPDMLSGQVADDEPVTDTSDELAPSDPVEAVAPDEATGTRDEASATDERARRPGDAAEETRAARRARALLRSEDAAEAPAQAEQESEASAVDPTRERRRRREPLEAGQESSALREARQRETEPVSAEVAAEEIARRLAEAERSARDDASNAQADNSDTSRERAAPARQPAAAAEPDGSDNRGVAGYVEAWDLPLSVRRSLPELVLNIHVYSQRPSDRFVLINGERYVEGDAVGDGVDLVEIRREGAVVDFRSHRFLLRRQ
- a CDS encoding rhomboid family intramembrane serine protease, whose product is MIEHWSSGRRQSLAWPWMLTLCSLVMLAVRVALETGMGGVEGQSAGQWGFVPADVMAALQQPPADWIHAGIAGLFAALFVHGDWLHLAGNLAYLWVFGVTVERALGPWGLAASFLFLGALANLVLAWQTGASTTPVIGASGGVSALIGIYLGLFPVSRMGLWLPLGLYLQFARVPALLVIGSWFTLQLMYTVFGPESGAVAWWAHVAGFVAGVMLAIVLRLFLGRAALQIQDD
- a CDS encoding AbgT family transporter; protein product: MNASDHQQTPPVDDQRNSGWLDRALNFIEVVGNKLPDPAMLFLLLMIVVWILSWLLSGMQFGAQHPSTGEAITITNLLTGEQLVSFLTTMVTTFTSFAPLGVVLVAMLGVGVAEQSGYINALLKKLLAFTPKMLLTPMLILIAIVSHTAVDAGYVVVIPLGGIIFYAAERHPLAGIAAAFAGVSGGFSANFVPSALDPLLMGFTQPAAQIVDASLNLHPLINWYFTSASCLVIVALGWWLTDRVIEPRLADTPLDGDDEDMPEMHPIDAREQRAMYVATTVMIVGVALLVWSLIPENSPFRDAESGTLTSFSAPIMQSIVPLIFLVFVLPGVIYGFMAGKFKKSKDVVDAMSDTMGSMAYYIVMAFFCALFVAEFGRSGLGILLAVEGGNFLAGLNMPGGATLFGIILLVGFVNLFVGSASAKWALLAPIFVPMLMQVGFSPELTQAAYRVGDSSTNIITPLMPYFPLVVVYCQRYVKGTGIGTLVSMMLPYSVVFLLAWSVFLIGYWMLGIPLGPGTSYVYPAG